One Halosegnis longus DNA window includes the following coding sequences:
- a CDS encoding heavy metal translocating P-type ATPase, with protein MSQRTSHISIRGMSCANCSQTVGEAVGSLDGVTEADVNYATDEGTVTYDPERTSLSEIFGAIKDAGYTPVTESTTIAITDMSCANCSETVQETLEATAGVVAAEVNYATDEAQVTYNPAEVDVAAFYDAIERAGYSPVREEEADGESDGDARETARQEEMNRQLRLTLFGAVLSLPLLVFMTDHLLGVGLVGDEVVGVSTGWVAFALATPVQLVLGRPFYENAYRALVRNRRANMDVLIALGSSTAYVYSVAVLLDVVAGEVYFDTAAFILVFITLGNYLEARSKGQAGEALRKLLEMEADTATLLEDDGTEREVPLDEVEVGDRLKVRPGEQIPTDGVVTEGQSAVDESMVTGESVPVEKSAGDEVVGSTINENGVLVVEATKVGSDTALQQIVQTVKEAQSRQPDIQNLADRISAYFVPAVIANALLWGVVWFLFPETLAGFVDALPLWGLVAGGPAVAGGTISVFEFAVVVFASAVLIACPCALGLATPAATMVGTTLGAQNGVLFKGGDVLERTKDVDTVVFDKTGTLTTGEMELTDVVALGAEDDGTAADGGQLTARERLDEGDVLRLAASAERGSEHPLARAIVDGATARGLDVTDPEAFENVPGQGVVATVDGEEVLVGNRTLLRENDIDPEPALETMERLERAGKTAMVVAHAGEAVGVVANADTVKGSAESAVSQLRERGIEVNLLTGDNERTARAVAEQVGIDPENVRAEVLPEDKSDAVEAIQAEGERAMMVGDGVNDAPALAVAYVGTALGSGTDVAIEAADVTLMRDDPVDVVKAVRISEATLAKIKQNLVWALGYNTAMIPLASLGLLQPVLAAGAMAISSVSVLSNSLLFRRYTPDHDYKLLGRLR; from the coding sequence ATGAGTCAACGCACGAGCCACATCAGTATCCGAGGGATGAGCTGTGCGAACTGCTCGCAAACCGTCGGGGAGGCCGTCGGCTCGCTCGACGGCGTGACAGAGGCAGATGTCAACTACGCCACCGACGAGGGGACCGTGACGTACGACCCCGAGCGCACCTCGTTGAGCGAGATATTCGGCGCAATCAAGGACGCCGGCTACACGCCGGTGACCGAATCGACCACGATCGCAATTACCGACATGTCGTGTGCGAACTGCTCGGAGACGGTGCAGGAGACACTCGAAGCGACGGCCGGCGTCGTCGCTGCCGAGGTGAACTACGCGACGGACGAGGCGCAAGTGACGTACAATCCGGCCGAGGTGGACGTGGCGGCGTTTTACGATGCCATCGAGCGAGCCGGCTACAGTCCCGTCCGCGAGGAGGAAGCGGACGGAGAGTCGGACGGCGACGCCCGCGAGACAGCCAGACAGGAAGAGATGAACCGACAGCTTCGATTGACCCTGTTTGGCGCGGTGTTGTCGCTTCCCCTGCTCGTGTTCATGACCGACCACCTGCTGGGGGTGGGTCTCGTCGGCGACGAGGTGGTCGGCGTGTCGACGGGGTGGGTCGCGTTCGCGCTCGCGACGCCCGTCCAACTCGTGCTCGGGCGACCGTTCTACGAGAACGCCTACCGGGCGCTCGTGCGCAATCGCCGCGCGAACATGGACGTACTCATCGCGTTGGGCTCCTCGACGGCGTACGTCTACTCGGTCGCGGTCCTGCTCGACGTGGTTGCCGGCGAGGTGTACTTCGACACCGCCGCGTTCATCCTCGTGTTCATCACGCTGGGTAACTATCTGGAGGCGCGCTCGAAGGGACAGGCCGGCGAGGCCCTCCGGAAGCTACTGGAGATGGAGGCCGACACCGCGACCCTGCTGGAGGACGACGGCACCGAGCGAGAGGTGCCACTCGACGAGGTCGAGGTCGGCGACCGGCTGAAGGTCCGCCCCGGCGAGCAGATTCCGACCGACGGCGTCGTGACGGAGGGACAGAGTGCGGTCGACGAGTCGATGGTGACCGGCGAGTCCGTTCCCGTCGAGAAGTCCGCCGGCGACGAGGTGGTCGGCTCTACGATTAACGAAAACGGCGTGCTCGTCGTCGAGGCGACGAAGGTCGGCAGCGACACCGCCCTCCAGCAGATCGTCCAGACGGTGAAGGAGGCACAGTCACGCCAGCCCGACATCCAGAACCTCGCCGACCGCATCTCGGCGTACTTCGTCCCGGCGGTCATCGCGAACGCTCTGCTGTGGGGGGTGGTGTGGTTCCTGTTCCCCGAGACGCTGGCAGGGTTCGTCGACGCGCTCCCGCTGTGGGGGCTCGTCGCGGGCGGGCCGGCAGTGGCGGGCGGGACGATTTCGGTCTTCGAGTTCGCCGTCGTCGTGTTCGCGTCGGCGGTCCTCATCGCCTGCCCCTGTGCGCTCGGGCTAGCGACGCCCGCCGCCACGATGGTCGGGACGACGCTCGGTGCACAAAACGGCGTCCTGTTCAAAGGCGGTGACGTGCTCGAACGGACGAAGGACGTAGACACCGTCGTCTTCGACAAGACGGGGACGCTCACGACCGGCGAGATGGAGCTGACCGACGTGGTCGCCCTCGGTGCCGAAGACGACGGGACCGCGGCCGACGGCGGCCAACTCACCGCGCGCGAGCGACTCGACGAGGGCGACGTGCTCCGGCTCGCAGCGAGTGCCGAACGCGGGAGCGAACACCCCCTCGCCCGTGCGATTGTCGACGGCGCGACGGCCCGCGGACTGGACGTGACCGACCCGGAGGCGTTCGAGAACGTCCCCGGACAGGGGGTCGTGGCGACCGTCGACGGCGAGGAGGTGCTCGTCGGCAACCGGACGCTCCTGCGCGAGAACGACATCGACCCGGAGCCGGCCTTGGAGACGATGGAGCGACTGGAGCGTGCGGGGAAGACGGCGATGGTAGTCGCTCACGCCGGGGAGGCCGTGGGCGTCGTCGCGAACGCCGACACGGTGAAAGGAAGCGCAGAGAGTGCCGTGAGCCAGCTTCGCGAGCGCGGTATCGAAGTGAATCTGCTCACCGGCGACAACGAACGCACCGCACGCGCGGTCGCCGAGCAGGTCGGCATCGACCCCGAGAACGTCCGGGCCGAGGTGCTCCCCGAAGACAAGTCCGACGCCGTCGAGGCGATTCAGGCCGAGGGCGAGCGTGCGATGATGGTGGGAGACGGGGTGAACGACGCGCCGGCGCTCGCGGTCGCGTACGTCGGCACGGCGCTCGGGAGCGGGACGGACGTGGCCATCGAGGCCGCCGACGTGACCCTGATGCGCGACGACCCGGTCGACGTGGTGAAGGCCGTCCGCATCTCCGAGGCGACGCTCGCGAAGATCAAGCAGAACCTCGTGTGGGCGCTCGGCTACAACACGGCGATGATTCCGCTGGCTTCCCTCGGGCTGCTCCAGCCGGTGCTCGCGGCTGGCGCGATGGCGATTTCGAGCGTCTCCGTGCTGTCGAATAGCCTGCTGTTCAGACGGTACACGCCCGACCACGACTACAAACTGCTCGGTCGGCTTCGGTGA
- a CDS encoding S8 family peptidase, with product MVRHTRRSMLKTAGATLGGLTLAGNVSASTGENARFFINLTEVSRSEVPDDVEIIHDLSQADVLVARGDQERVGGPGATVPDIKIDLSDDTTGAVESQDGPSVDERSASHNHDGAPSNSEFQWDKRAQNLSNNLTDKPGNGKVVHDTATGEGTRVAVVDSGVYDGHPDLEDVVNADLSENVTGDPYDFRPNGAGSHGTHVAGTIAATNSNDGPGGGVLGTAPDTEIIAYRMFSGMEGYQGDGYAAWVKAAENDCDAINYSVGFPFPYVFPEELPSLRAELRIAELVASYAREQGTVVVNSAGNDSLNMDRVDPERGEVLSLPTEAEGVFGVSATGPIGVGWGGKKSDNEEQWLRGNRLEEPTTEPAFYTNYGSAVDVSAAGGNADLQAIASNPDAYNDLVYSTVNTVDADGNVVSSYGWKAGTSMAAPQVSGAVALVRSLDPDASVEEVEQLIRDTASQEAEGELYHGSGHLDLEALVKAASKGKGKDRGR from the coding sequence ATGGTTCGACATACCAGACGGTCGATGCTGAAGACGGCAGGTGCAACGCTCGGCGGACTCACGCTCGCGGGGAACGTGAGCGCAAGTACCGGCGAGAACGCACGATTCTTCATTAATCTCACCGAGGTCTCCCGGAGCGAGGTCCCCGACGACGTAGAGATTATCCACGACCTCTCACAAGCGGACGTACTGGTAGCACGCGGCGACCAGGAGCGTGTCGGCGGTCCTGGGGCGACCGTCCCGGACATCAAAATCGACCTGAGCGATGATACGACCGGTGCAGTCGAGTCGCAGGACGGGCCGAGCGTCGACGAGCGGTCGGCGAGCCACAACCACGACGGTGCCCCGTCGAACTCCGAGTTCCAGTGGGACAAACGCGCCCAGAATCTCAGCAACAACCTCACCGACAAACCCGGCAACGGGAAGGTCGTCCACGACACCGCGACCGGCGAGGGGACTCGCGTCGCGGTCGTCGACAGCGGTGTCTACGACGGCCACCCGGACCTCGAAGACGTCGTCAACGCCGACCTCTCGGAGAACGTCACGGGCGACCCGTACGACTTCCGCCCGAACGGTGCTGGCAGTCACGGCACCCACGTCGCCGGCACCATCGCCGCGACGAACAGCAACGACGGTCCCGGCGGCGGCGTGCTCGGTACCGCCCCCGACACGGAAATCATCGCCTACCGGATGTTCTCCGGAATGGAAGGATACCAGGGCGACGGCTACGCCGCGTGGGTGAAGGCGGCAGAGAACGACTGCGACGCCATCAACTACAGCGTCGGCTTCCCGTTCCCGTACGTGTTCCCGGAGGAACTGCCGTCGCTGCGCGCCGAACTCCGGATCGCAGAACTGGTCGCCAGCTACGCCCGCGAGCAGGGGACGGTCGTCGTCAACTCCGCCGGCAACGACAGCCTGAACATGGACCGCGTCGACCCCGAGCGCGGTGAAGTCCTCAGTCTCCCGACCGAGGCGGAGGGCGTCTTCGGCGTTAGCGCGACCGGGCCAATCGGCGTCGGCTGGGGCGGCAAGAAGTCAGACAACGAAGAGCAGTGGCTCCGCGGCAACCGTCTCGAGGAGCCGACGACGGAGCCGGCCTTCTACACGAACTACGGCAGCGCCGTCGACGTGAGCGCGGCCGGCGGCAACGCCGACCTACAGGCGATTGCGTCGAACCCCGACGCCTACAACGACCTCGTCTACTCGACCGTCAACACGGTCGACGCCGACGGAAACGTCGTGTCGAGCTACGGCTGGAAGGCCGGCACTTCGATGGCCGCCCCGCAGGTCTCGGGAGCCGTCGCGCTCGTGCGCTCGCTCGACCCCGACGCCAGCGTCGAGGAGGTCGAACAGCTCATCCGCGACACCGCCTCACAGGAAGCCGAGGGCGAACTCTACCACGGCTCGGGCCACCTCGACCTCGAAGCGCTCGTGAAGGCAGCGAGCAAGGGCAAGGGTAAGGACCGCGGCCGGTAG
- a CDS encoding nicotinate phosphoribosyltransferase, with protein sequence MFDIVSPDAIASGRATDAYFQRTREALEGAGRDPHVVCEVTADQFPTGEFEVFAGIEDAAHLLAGHDLDAYALREGQLFDGGPVMRIEGNYLEFAELETSLLGFLSPASAWATGAREIATAARDRTALSFGARHVHPSTAAALERSALVGGMDGFSHVGAGDVLDREPSGTMPHALVIAFGRGKQEQAWQAFDEHAPEDVPRIALTDTYADETEEAVRAARAVENLDGVRLDTTGSRRGDFEHIVREVRWTLDDAGFEDVDIFVSGGITAETVRQLRPYVDGFGVGSAISDTPPTDFGLDIVERDGEGAAKRGKLTGAKSVYRVDGDHVVQPADAPAPDNGESLLEPLIEDGDIVREFDIDAATERCARDAERVGFRAE encoded by the coding sequence ATGTTCGATATCGTCTCGCCCGACGCCATCGCGAGCGGCCGGGCGACGGACGCCTACTTCCAGCGCACCCGCGAGGCGCTCGAGGGCGCAGGCCGCGACCCGCACGTCGTGTGTGAGGTAACCGCAGACCAGTTCCCGACCGGCGAGTTCGAGGTGTTCGCTGGCATTGAGGACGCCGCCCACCTGCTCGCCGGCCACGACCTCGACGCCTACGCCCTCCGAGAAGGCCAGCTGTTCGACGGCGGTCCGGTGATGCGCATCGAAGGGAACTACCTGGAGTTCGCCGAACTCGAAACGTCGCTGCTGGGCTTCCTCTCGCCTGCGAGCGCGTGGGCGACGGGCGCGAGAGAGATTGCGACCGCCGCCCGCGACCGGACTGCCCTCTCGTTTGGTGCGCGCCACGTTCACCCATCGACGGCCGCCGCGCTCGAACGCAGCGCCCTCGTCGGCGGGATGGACGGCTTCTCACACGTCGGCGCGGGCGACGTACTCGACCGAGAGCCCAGCGGGACGATGCCCCACGCGCTCGTCATCGCCTTCGGCCGCGGCAAGCAGGAGCAGGCGTGGCAGGCGTTCGACGAGCACGCCCCCGAGGACGTGCCCCGTATCGCGCTCACCGACACCTACGCCGACGAGACGGAGGAGGCGGTCCGGGCAGCCCGCGCGGTCGAGAACCTCGACGGCGTCCGACTCGACACCACCGGCTCCCGGCGCGGCGACTTCGAGCACATCGTCCGGGAGGTGCGGTGGACGCTCGACGATGCCGGCTTCGAAGACGTGGACATCTTCGTCTCCGGCGGTATCACCGCCGAGACGGTCCGTCAGCTCCGGCCGTACGTCGACGGCTTCGGCGTCGGTTCGGCCATCTCCGACACGCCGCCGACGGATTTCGGACTCGATATCGTGGAGCGCGACGGCGAGGGCGCAGCCAAGCGCGGGAAGCTAACGGGCGCGAAATCCGTCTACCGCGTCGACGGCGACCACGTCGTCCAGCCGGCAGACGCGCCCGCCCCCGACAACGGCGAATCCCTCCTCGAACCGCTCATCGAGGACGGCGACATCGTCCGCGAGTTCGATATCGACGCTGCGACTGAACGGTGTGCGCGGGATGCTGAACGGGTCGGATTCAGAGCAGAATAG
- a CDS encoding Hvo_1808 family surface protein, with the protein MRARSTVLLVVLVALAGCSVGYSGSTPTPTDGTTPTPAPETATPTPSANQTATAEPVTDLPDPETDVLGWENGYWANETISVDRSDGLSEAERERIVARAMARVEVVREMEFNATVPVELMSREEYQDSQYAGGGNRSAAFTTFDNAKFEALFLVGEDRDSLAVQQSNRGSSVAGFYTPRNDRIVVIYGGETADLPGERTLGHELTHALQDQQFDLTSITASSREQSNAQNGLIEGDASLTEERYMDRCGDEWQCLSAPQSGSGSGGDIHLGIYIMNYFPYDEGPAFIEFYQERGGWDRINQMYDDLPASTEQVATPEKYAIDPDPPTDVSLRDRTTNGWERVDPPERNPTARLGQSAMTAMFGYTLYADTGNQPVLQPQELLNIDAEGNIVQPPFKYTAAPVRGWDGDRMHIYQKDNESAYVWKSVWDSRQDAQEFADAYADLLAYWGGSQQSGAVYTIDDGPYADAFRVTVEGDTVTIVNAPTTGDLPDVHE; encoded by the coding sequence ATGCGAGCACGTTCGACCGTCCTCCTCGTCGTTCTCGTCGCCCTCGCCGGCTGTAGCGTCGGCTACAGCGGCTCGACCCCGACGCCGACCGACGGGACGACGCCGACCCCCGCACCGGAGACTGCGACGCCGACGCCGTCGGCGAACCAGACCGCGACCGCCGAACCCGTCACCGACCTCCCCGACCCCGAAACCGACGTGCTCGGGTGGGAGAACGGCTACTGGGCCAACGAGACCATCAGCGTCGACCGCAGCGACGGACTCAGCGAGGCCGAACGCGAGCGCATCGTCGCCCGCGCGATGGCTCGCGTCGAGGTCGTCCGCGAGATGGAGTTCAACGCGACGGTGCCCGTCGAGCTGATGTCCCGCGAGGAGTACCAAGACAGCCAGTACGCCGGCGGCGGCAACCGGTCTGCGGCCTTCACGACCTTCGATAACGCGAAGTTCGAGGCGCTGTTCCTCGTCGGCGAGGACCGCGACTCCCTCGCCGTCCAGCAGTCGAACCGTGGCTCCTCGGTCGCCGGCTTCTACACCCCGCGCAACGACCGCATCGTCGTCATCTACGGCGGCGAGACGGCAGACCTCCCCGGCGAGCGCACCCTCGGCCACGAACTCACCCACGCCCTCCAAGACCAGCAGTTCGATCTCACCTCTATCACCGCAAGCTCTCGCGAGCAGTCCAACGCACAGAACGGGCTCATCGAGGGCGACGCGAGTCTCACCGAGGAGCGCTACATGGACCGCTGTGGCGACGAGTGGCAGTGTCTCTCCGCCCCGCAGTCCGGCTCCGGCTCCGGCGGCGACATCCACCTGGGCATCTACATCATGAACTACTTCCCGTACGACGAGGGACCGGCCTTCATCGAGTTCTACCAGGAGCGTGGCGGCTGGGACCGCATCAACCAGATGTACGACGACCTGCCGGCCTCGACCGAACAGGTCGCCACCCCCGAGAAGTACGCCATCGACCCGGACCCGCCGACCGACGTGAGCTTACGCGACCGGACCACGAACGGCTGGGAGCGGGTCGACCCGCCGGAGCGAAACCCGACGGCCCGACTCGGCCAGTCGGCGATGACAGCCATGTTCGGGTACACGCTGTACGCCGACACCGGAAACCAGCCCGTACTTCAGCCACAGGAGCTGTTGAACATCGACGCTGAGGGGAACATCGTCCAGCCGCCGTTCAAATACACCGCTGCGCCGGTGCGCGGCTGGGACGGCGACCGCATGCACATCTACCAGAAGGACAACGAGTCGGCGTACGTCTGGAAGTCCGTCTGGGATAGCCGACAGGACGCCCAGGAGTTCGCCGACGCCTACGCCGACCTGCTCGCCTACTGGGGCGGCAGCCAGCAGTCCGGTGCGGTGTACACTATCGACGACGGACCGTACGCCGACGCCTTCCGCGTCACCGTCGAGGGTGACACCGTCACCATCGTGAACGCGCCGACGACCGGCGACCTGCCGGACGTTCACGAGTAG
- a CDS encoding cysteine hydrolase family protein has translation MAMFDPATTALVVVDMQRDFCHPDGALYAPGSETAIEPCADLAHAAHDAGARVVYTRDVHPPDQFDGTHSYDEFDRWGEHVLEGSWGAELCDDLPVEDGDHVVEKHTYDAFHETELDGWLSARGIDTLLICGTLANVCVLHTAASAGLRDYRVVLAEDAIGAIEEEHHEYATDHVEWLVGERTTTDEVAFA, from the coding sequence ATGGCGATGTTCGACCCGGCGACGACGGCGCTCGTCGTCGTCGACATGCAACGCGACTTCTGTCACCCGGACGGGGCGCTGTACGCCCCCGGCAGCGAGACGGCAATCGAGCCGTGTGCCGATCTCGCGCACGCGGCCCACGACGCCGGTGCGCGCGTCGTCTACACGCGCGACGTCCACCCGCCCGACCAGTTCGACGGAACCCACAGCTACGACGAGTTCGACCGCTGGGGGGAACACGTCCTCGAAGGCTCGTGGGGAGCCGAGCTGTGTGACGACCTCCCCGTCGAGGACGGCGACCACGTCGTGGAAAAACACACGTACGACGCCTTCCACGAGACGGAACTCGACGGCTGGCTCTCGGCGCGGGGCATCGACACGCTGCTCATCTGTGGGACGCTCGCGAACGTCTGCGTGCTCCACACGGCCGCGAGCGCCGGGCTGCGCGACTACCGAGTCGTCCTCGCCGAGGATGCGATCGGCGCAATCGAGGAGGAACACCACGAGTACGCGACCGACCACGTCGAGTGGCTGGTGGGCGAGCGCACGACCACCGACGAGGTCGCCTTCGCGTGA
- a CDS encoding GNAT family N-acetyltransferase yields MSIRPVREGDRDEILALHRAAIRSAGSDPDDVPGNEDLDTPVAAYRGVGGELLVLEAEGDIVAMGGYKPRDSGVELLRMAVAPDAQGEGYGSRIIEALEAHAREAGYEHVELETTARQEQAMGFYPSHGYHEAGRRQDGEYEVVRFEKSL; encoded by the coding sequence GTGAGTATCCGACCCGTCCGGGAAGGGGACCGCGACGAGATACTCGCGCTCCACCGCGCTGCCATCCGGTCTGCCGGCTCCGACCCCGACGACGTGCCCGGCAACGAGGACCTCGACACGCCGGTCGCCGCCTACCGTGGCGTGGGCGGCGAACTGCTCGTGCTCGAAGCGGAGGGCGACATCGTCGCGATGGGCGGGTACAAGCCCCGCGACTCCGGCGTCGAACTGCTCCGGATGGCCGTCGCCCCCGACGCACAGGGCGAGGGGTACGGCTCACGCATCATCGAGGCGCTGGAAGCCCACGCCCGCGAGGCGGGCTACGAGCACGTCGAGTTGGAGACGACGGCGCGACAGGAGCAAGCGATGGGGTTCTACCCGAGCCACGGCTACCACGAAGCCGGGCGACGACAGGACGGCGAGTACGAGGTCGTCCGGTTCGAGAAGTCGCTCTAG
- a CDS encoding PaaI family thioesterase, with amino-acid sequence MDELPDGSADALQEYIDTHHEFLSWLGVTVEELERGRAVMAIPYDRKLTNVPWTGAEDDTRHPIQGGVAATLTDTAGGMALRGELDNPLTAGMATINLSVNYLEAARGDLTATAEVTRAGKTVGVSEILLESEHDGETTPVALATGAYRLFRA; translated from the coding sequence GTGGACGAACTTCCAGACGGCTCGGCCGACGCGCTCCAGGAGTACATCGACACCCACCACGAGTTTCTCTCGTGGCTCGGCGTCACGGTCGAGGAACTCGAACGCGGTCGCGCCGTCATGGCGATTCCGTACGACCGAAAGCTGACGAACGTCCCGTGGACCGGGGCCGAAGACGACACCCGCCACCCGATTCAGGGCGGGGTCGCCGCCACGCTCACCGACACGGCCGGCGGGATGGCGCTCCGCGGCGAACTCGACAACCCGCTCACCGCCGGCATGGCCACGATCAATCTCAGCGTCAACTATCTGGAGGCCGCCCGCGGCGACCTCACCGCGACCGCCGAGGTGACCCGCGCGGGCAAGACGGTCGGGGTGAGCGAGATTCTCCTCGAAAGTGAACACGACGGCGAGACGACGCCCGTCGCGCTCGCGACCGGGGCCTACCGGCTCTTTCGCGCCTAG
- a CDS encoding CBS domain-containing protein has translation MDDIFVARLMSTDLKTVTPDTLVEQAAKLMIDSEVGSVLVVEDDNQLAGILTRTDFVHIVAGQEPKDQTPVSAYMSDTPVTISAQASVADAADLMVESGVHHLPVVDDDAGLIGIVTTTDLAAHIAGLDRSVPA, from the coding sequence ATGGACGATATCTTTGTCGCGCGGCTCATGTCGACCGACCTCAAGACGGTCACGCCCGACACGCTCGTCGAGCAGGCGGCGAAGCTGATGATCGACTCCGAGGTGGGGTCGGTGCTCGTCGTCGAGGACGACAACCAACTCGCCGGGATTCTCACCCGGACGGACTTCGTCCACATCGTCGCGGGCCAAGAGCCGAAAGACCAGACGCCAGTTTCGGCGTACATGTCCGACACGCCGGTCACCATCTCCGCCCAGGCCAGCGTCGCCGACGCCGCCGACCTGATGGTCGAGTCCGGCGTCCACCACCTGCCCGTCGTGGACGACGACGCCGGACTCATCGGCATCGTCACGACGACCGACCTCGCGGCTCACATCGCCGGGCTCGACCGCAGCGTCCCAGCGTAG
- a CDS encoding HD domain-containing protein, translated as MSTRRIKDPVHGYIELAEPLVERLVDTPEFQRLRRVRQLSATHLVYPGATHTRFEHSLGVYHLASEVFTNLRGQSYFTDGATTAELDEIEQTLACASLLHDIGHPPLSHLGERHLDVDALRDRLAETGFVARFRAVAPDVNGWPKPIERAAPHELLSCVHILEVYDDALDALGVSPTEVAGYVLGWSLAYETGAAWQYGVGPEILHSPVDVDRLDYMVRDDHMTGADVLDIDTDRMTSAYTAHPKAGLALAEGALSAIGNYLEGRVSLYQWVTQHHKSVYANMLFQRLLDELAAREDLITADAVLSGVDDFWLLERFREAAADPPSEAFGDLYDRYRSRDFAESCWKHRLGFGDAVPDGVDPDAYARWLIDNDDRLEAALADDLDLPDHEVWVEHSYVPEYEPGELRDIPLAHRGRVQSVADHGLYGGREFERTIPFVYVPEGYARDAVAALATRHPRQ; from the coding sequence ATGAGCACGCGCCGCATCAAAGACCCCGTCCACGGCTACATCGAGCTGGCCGAGCCGCTGGTCGAGCGACTGGTCGACACGCCGGAGTTCCAGCGGCTCCGCCGTGTCCGCCAGCTCTCGGCCACCCATCTCGTCTACCCCGGGGCGACACACACCCGGTTTGAACACTCGCTCGGCGTCTACCACCTCGCCAGCGAGGTGTTCACCAATCTCCGCGGGCAGTCGTACTTCACCGACGGCGCGACGACCGCCGAGTTGGACGAAATCGAACAGACGCTCGCGTGCGCGAGTCTGCTCCACGACATCGGTCACCCGCCGCTGTCACATCTCGGCGAGCGCCACCTCGACGTGGATGCGCTCCGGGACCGACTCGCCGAGACGGGCTTCGTCGCCCGGTTTCGGGCCGTCGCGCCCGACGTGAACGGCTGGCCGAAACCCATCGAGCGCGCTGCCCCCCACGAACTGCTCTCGTGTGTCCACATCCTGGAGGTGTACGACGACGCGCTGGATGCGCTCGGCGTCTCGCCGACCGAGGTGGCCGGCTACGTGCTCGGCTGGAGTCTCGCCTACGAGACCGGCGCGGCGTGGCAGTACGGCGTCGGCCCCGAGATTCTCCACTCGCCCGTCGACGTGGACCGGCTCGACTACATGGTCAGAGACGACCACATGACCGGCGCGGACGTGCTGGATATCGACACCGACCGGATGACGAGCGCCTACACCGCCCACCCGAAAGCCGGCCTCGCGCTCGCGGAGGGGGCACTCTCGGCCATCGGCAACTATCTGGAGGGGCGCGTCTCCCTGTACCAGTGGGTCACCCAACACCACAAGTCGGTGTACGCGAACATGCTGTTCCAGCGACTGCTGGATGAACTCGCCGCCCGCGAGGACCTCATCACCGCCGACGCCGTCCTCTCTGGCGTCGACGACTTCTGGCTGCTCGAACGGTTCCGCGAGGCGGCCGCCGACCCGCCGAGCGAGGCGTTCGGTGACCTCTACGACCGGTATCGCTCTCGCGACTTCGCGGAGTCGTGCTGGAAACACCGGCTCGGATTCGGGGACGCTGTGCCCGACGGCGTCGACCCCGACGCGTACGCCCGGTGGCTCATCGACAACGACGACCGCCTCGAAGCGGCGCTGGCCGACGACCTCGACCTCCCGGACCACGAGGTGTGGGTCGAACACTCCTACGTGCCCGAGTACGAACCCGGCGAACTGCGGGACATCCCGCTCGCTCACCGCGGTCGGGTCCAGTCCGTCGCGGACCACGGTCTCTACGGCGGCCGCGAGTTCGAACGCACTATTCCCTTCGTCTACGTCCCCGAGGGGTACGCCCGCGACGCCGTCGCCGCGCTTGCCACTCGCCATCCGCGTCAGTGA